CTCGTTTCGATCCCAGAAGTTAAGTCTTTTCGCGTTTTGTTTGTGTACTATGGGTTTCGGTCTATGGGAATTTCATTTAGCTGCCAGCCTTTTTTTATCTAACATTATTTAGTTTTATATTTTGCGAACTTTTTATTATCTTTTTTTATTATCATTTAGTATGATTGATCTACTTTTATTTAATTTCTTAAACGATTTTTCTATATTTTGCTATTGTTTTTTCTTTATAATTTCTAGAATTATCAAAAACTTTATATACTATGTATAACAATTGTTATATAATGAATATTTTTCTTAAAATTTATTTTTAATAATCTCACTATTTTTAATATTTTTTCATTAAGAATAGAACACTTGTAAATATAAAATATAACAATTGTTATTTTTTAATGATTATATTAAAAATATTTCAAAAAGAATATTTTTAAGAATTTTATTAAATGTCTAATTTATTAAAATCCACTAGTATTCATTATATTTATTAATTAATTTATATTATAGGTGATAAAATGACTAACAAAAATTATGGATTAAGTACTTTAGGATTACACGCAGGACAAGAAGAACCAGACCCAGCAACAGGATCAAGAGCTGTTCCGATTTATCAAACTTCATCTTATGTATTTAAGGATACGGATCAGGCAGCAAATAGGTTTGCTCTTCAGGAATTTGGTCAAATTTACAGTAGATTAACTAACCCTACTAGTGATGCATTTGAAGCGAGAATTGCTGCAATAGAAGGAGGTAATTCTGCAATATCTGCTGCTAGTGGTTTAGCTGCTATTACTTATGCATTATTAAACATTACCCAACCTGGTGATGAAATAGTTTCTGCAGATAATTTATATGGTGGAACATACCAATTGTTTGATTACACTTTTAAAGATTTGGCACGTAATGTTATCTTTGTAGATTCTCAAGATCTTGATGCTTTTGAAGCGGCTATAACTGATAAGACAAAAGCAATTTATGTGGAATCTATCGGAAATCCAAAATTGGATGTTCCTGAATTTGAAAAACTAGCTGAAATCGCTCATTCTCATGATATTCCATTAGTGGTAGACAATACTGCTGCTGTTGGATTAGTAAGACCTTTAGAACATGGAGCAGATGTAATTGCAGCTTCTGCAACCAAGTTTGTTGGAGGTCATGGTACTGCTATAGGAGGATATATTGTCGATAGCGGTAAATTCAATTGGGGAAATGGTAAATTCCCTACCCTTTCTGAACCAGACCCAAGTTATCATGGTCTTAACTATTGGGAAGTATTCGGTGATTTCCCAGGTCTTGGAAACATTGCTTATACTCTTCGTATAAGAGCAAGATTATTAAGAGATTTAGGTGCAACACTTGCTCCTGTTCACAGTTTCATATTCTTGCAAGGTTTAGAAACTTTATCTATCAGAATGGCTAAACATTCTGAAAATGCATTAAAAGTAGCTAAACATTTAGAACAACACCCTGCAGTAAGTTGGGTAAGTTATCCTGGACTTGAAAGTCATCCAACACATGAAACTGCTAAAAAATACTTAGGAGACCAATATGGTGCTTTATTGACCTTTGGTGTTAAAGGTGGTCTTGAAGCAGGAAAAGAATTCATTGATAATCTTGAATTGTTATCTTTACTTGCTAATATTGGTGATGCAAAAAGTTTGGTTATCCACCCAGCTTCCACTACACACCAACAATTAACTCCAGAAGAACAGGAAAGTACTGGTGTAACTCCTGACTTGATTAGAGTATCTGTAGGTCTTGAAGATGTAGAGGATATCATTGCTGATATTGATCAAGCTTTAGAAAAAGTCACTGCTAAATTTGGAGAATAATTTAATTCTCCAATTATTTTTAATATTTCTATACCCTTAATTTTTTATTTTTTTTTTAAATTTTTGTATTTTTTCAATTATATTTTTCACTTAAATTTTTCAATTTTTATAATGCTCTTTTTTAAAAAAGTTAGTTAAACCTAAACTTTATATACTAAAACTTACTAATAATAAATTAGGAAATATAACTATAGTTATATTTTTTAAAAAATTATAATAACGTAGTTATTTTATCTTTAAAATAATTAATATAATTACTAAAAAAATAATTTTTATTTAGAGAAAAAATTGGGAGAGCTAATTATGATATATATGGATAATTCTGCTACTTCTCCAGTAAA
This uncultured Methanobrevibacter sp. DNA region includes the following protein-coding sequences:
- a CDS encoding O-acetylhomoserine aminocarboxypropyltransferase/cysteine synthase family protein; its protein translation is MTNKNYGLSTLGLHAGQEEPDPATGSRAVPIYQTSSYVFKDTDQAANRFALQEFGQIYSRLTNPTSDAFEARIAAIEGGNSAISAASGLAAITYALLNITQPGDEIVSADNLYGGTYQLFDYTFKDLARNVIFVDSQDLDAFEAAITDKTKAIYVESIGNPKLDVPEFEKLAEIAHSHDIPLVVDNTAAVGLVRPLEHGADVIAASATKFVGGHGTAIGGYIVDSGKFNWGNGKFPTLSEPDPSYHGLNYWEVFGDFPGLGNIAYTLRIRARLLRDLGATLAPVHSFIFLQGLETLSIRMAKHSENALKVAKHLEQHPAVSWVSYPGLESHPTHETAKKYLGDQYGALLTFGVKGGLEAGKEFIDNLELLSLLANIGDAKSLVIHPASTTHQQLTPEEQESTGVTPDLIRVSVGLEDVEDIIADIDQALEKVTAKFGE